A single window of Malus sylvestris chromosome 5, drMalSylv7.2, whole genome shotgun sequence DNA harbors:
- the LOC126621764 gene encoding disease resistance protein Roq1-like, whose amino-acid sequence MLVGIEFRLKEVCLLLDIAENHVCFIGIWGMGGIGKTTLARLVYEKCSHNFEVSIFLANVREIYAKHGLVHLQKQLLSQILKEKDVQVWDVYSGITMVKSFLCNKKALLILDDIDQLNQLEKLVGEKYWFGLGSRIIVTTRDRHLLIAHGIEKQYEVVELDEDEACQLFNWKAFKEDEPQEKYLELSKQFVKYARGLPLALRTLGSFLYKRDPDAWSSALNKLKQTPNRTVFEMLKISYDGLDEMEKRIFLDIACFH is encoded by the coding sequence ATGTTAGTCGGAATTGAATTTAGACTAAAGGAAGTATGCTTGCTTTTGGATATAGCGGAAAATCATGTTTGCTTTATAGGGATATGGGGGATGGGAGGGATTGGTAAGACAACCCTTGCTAGACTTGTTTATGAAAAATGTTCTCATAACTTTGAAGTTAGCATCTTTCTTGCTAACGTCAGAGAAATTTATGCAAAACATGGTTTAGTACATCTACAAAAGCAACTGCTTTCACAAATCTTGAAAGAGAAGGACGTACAAGTTTGGGATGTTTATAGCGGGATTACAATGGTGAAGAGTTTTTTGTGTAACAAAAAGGCTCTTCTCATTCTTGATGACATAGATCAATTAAACCAACTAGAAAAGTTGGTTGGAGAAAAATACTGGTTCGGTTTAGGGAGCAGAATCATCGTGACCACTAGAGATAGACATTTGCTGATCGCACATGGCATAGAGAAACAATATGAAGTTGTAGAATTAGATGAGGATGAAGCTTGTCAGCTCTTTAATTGGAAAGCATTCAaagaagatgagcctcaggAAAAATATTTGGAGCTCTCTAAGCAGTTCGTTAAGTATGCTAGAGGTCTTCCATTAGCTCTTAGAACTTTGGGGTCTTTTTTGTATAAAAGAGATCCAGATGCATGGAGTAGTGCATTGAACAAACTGAAGCAAACTCCTAATAGAACAGTTTTTGAAATGCTAAAAATAAGTTATGATGGACTAGATGAGATGGAGAAGAGAATTTTCCTTGATATTGCTTGTTTCCATTAG
- the LOC126621769 gene encoding LOW QUALITY PROTEIN: uncharacterized protein LOC126621769 (The sequence of the model RefSeq protein was modified relative to this genomic sequence to represent the inferred CDS: inserted 2 bases in 1 codon; substituted 2 bases at 2 genomic stop codons), which produces MTCLEELTVGSASASAPSACRWKYDVFLSFRGEDTRKGFTDHLYDKLKWRAIKTFRDDPELQRGTSIHPELLMAIQQSRFAIVVISPNYAASTWCLVELTKILQSMDESETILPVFYDVDPSDVRHQKGSFAEAFFKHEEKFREDIEKVQGWRDALTKVANLAGWTSKDYRYETELIKEIVEVVWNKVHPTLTLIDSSEMLVGIEFRLKEICFLLDIAENHVCFIGIWGMGGIGKTTLARLVYEKCSHNFEVSIFLANVREIYAKHGLVHLQKQLLSQILKEKDVQVWDVYSGITMAKSFLCNKKALLILDDVDQLNQLEKLVGEKYWFGLGSRIIVTTRDRHLLVAHGIEKQYEVVELDEDEAYQLFNWKAFKEDEPQEKYLELSKQFVKYARGLPLALRTLGSFLYKRDPDAWSSALNKLKQTPNRTVFEMLKISYDGLDEMEKRIFLDIACFHKWSDKERVIEVLDSCGFCARIVIDVLVEKSLLTISGKSVCMHDLIQEMAWVIVRRESFEEPGARSRLWLRDDIFHVLTKNTGTKAIEGIVLRLREFEEAHWNPEAFSKICNLKLLDIDNLRLSVGPKYLPNALRFLKWSWYPSKFLPPGFQPNELTELSLPHSKIDYLWNGIKYFRKLKSIDLSYSQNLTRTPDFTGLQNLERLVLEGCTNLVEIHPSIASLKCLRILNFRNCKSIKILPNEVRMETLEVFDLSCCSKVKKIPEFGGQMKNVSKLYLGGTAVEELPLSFKGLIESLEELDLTGISIREPLSSIGPMKNLDLSSFHGCNGPPPQPRFSFLPSGLFPRKSLSPVNLVLASLKDFRSLKKLDLSDCNLCDGALPEDIGCLSSLKELNLGGNNFVSLPTSIGCLSKLSFFNLNNCKRLQQIPDLPLNNIIYLKTDNCTSLQMLPGPPELCRLRRFVFSSVNCLRLVGYQGSNNIIYSMLKRFLQVLSLSLSLSLSLSASLYLPPXLCDVVXLIXIVQEIPHFVDRFSIIIPGSEMPEWFTNQSVGHSLTEKLPLHAGNSEWMGFALCAVFVSHENPAVVREVDYLQTYANEICCQWKIPGSQFEGVSFYNRLDHVVSDHLLLVLLSRQHYNFLEEKHSQIKFGFKTRRAVGNKKCLKVKKCGVRSVYEQDVEDLNRTMNLSNNNNSLHEAVHIPHCDFPLSTFLFFLLVVLVFLRLKKNEKEVVSNSSMNFLEEERMERWDRSRFRRELLDGSASASAPTSRRWKYDVFLSFRGEDTRKGFTDHLYDILQWRAIKTFKDDQGLERGTFISPELHSAIRESQFAIVVLSPNYASSTWCLSELAMIFQCMTKRGTILPIFYNVDPSDVRHQRGTFAEAFAKHEKEHKENMWLVDRWRASLTNVSNLAGWTSNDRYETELIKEVVEAIWKKVHPTYTLSGSTENLVGIDFRLKYIDMLLFVRANDVRFIGIWGMGGMGKTTLARLVYERISHEFQVISFLANIRERSSKSGLAHLQDQLLSLILKEKTTQVWDVYSGSAMTKNLLSNKKVLLILDDVDELNQLEILAGKTDWFGPGSRIIVTTRNERLLIEHGIDKRYEVLGLNDDQSLHLFSLKAFKTDQPDDDYVELSKCFVDYAGGHPLALKILGSSLYKRGQDAWNSALDKVKKAPNAVIFETLKISYDGLDEMEKKVFLDVACFHTGNDKERVIEILETCGFCARIVIDVLIEKSLLSILDGYVMMHDLTQEMGWEIVRQESYQEPGRRSRVWLHNEIFHIFMKDTGTEAIEGIALRLPELEQAQWNPESFSKICNLKFLQLHNLSLSVGPKYLSNALRFIDWSWYPSESLPQNFQPDELSELSLHHSKIDRLWSGMKNMSCLKYIDLSHSQNLTATPDFTGIQNLERLVLESCTNLVEIHPSIAVLKKLKILNFRNCNGIKSLPSALEIESLEVLVLSGCSKLKRVPEFVGNMKKLSTLSLDGTAIQDVPSSIDHLIGLISLDLKDCKSLLCLPTAICSLKSLKILNLSGCSKLETIPENWEKIECLEELDFSGTAIRDSPSSLFLMKSLKVLSLRGCKGPPLKSWHSFLHFGLFPTKNPDPMGFVLTSLDYLYSLSKLDLSDCNLCEGAIPDDIGCLPSLEDLVLRGNDFVSLPASIRWLDSLKFLNLDSCKSLQELPDLPSNEELTVTTEDCTCLKVLPHPPNISRLRWFFFRAVNCYRLVGNEARNNMIFSMLQQFLQGTPPFVIHSFNIVTPGSEMPEWFDIQRAGDSIVVTLPDDVHPTRSKLKGFALCAVFAPQENPAALEIDSLECHACGIKCLSTVTGSMSGKTSLLVKGVYYHKAGQIQSDHLWLLYLSFKGYDPRNYWKGGFHQIEFSFKTFCSEPETNKCLKLKKCGVRLVKAEDHNNSNNCISLYEPMEDPHCALPESANAESAIHMKQTTEHFDGAGSSGSSSISTKESVNKRLKYD; this is translated from the exons ATGACCTGCTTGGAGGAGTTGACCGTTGGAAGCGCCTCCGCATCTGCTCCGTCAGCTTGTCGATGGAAATACGATGTGTTTTTGAGTTTCAGGGGCGAAGATACCCGCAAGGGTTTTACAGACCATCTCTACGATAAATTGAAGTGGCGTGCAATCAAAACTTTCAGGGACGACCCAGAACTTCAAAGAGGAACTAGTATTCATCCTGAGCTTCTTATGGCAATTCAACAATCACGATTTGCAATTGTTGTTATTTCGCCAAACTATGCTGCTTCCACATGGTGCTTGGTTGAACTGACAAAGATTCTTCAGTCCATGGACGAGAGTGAGACCATCCTGCCAGTTTTTTACGATGTTGATCCCTCGGATGTCCGACATCAAAAGGGGAGTTTCGCTGAGGCCTTCTTTAAACATGAGGAGAAGTTCAGGGAAGACATAGAGAAGGTGCAAGGGTGGAGAGATGCTTTAACAAAAGTGGCTAATCTTGCAGGGTGGACGTCAAAGGATTACAGGTACGAAACAGAACTTATCAAAGAAATTGTGGAAGTAGTGTGGAACAAAGTTCATCCTACATTGACACTGATAGATTCTTCGGAGATGTTAGTCGGAATTGAATTTAGATTAAAGGAAATATGTTTCCTTTTGGATATAGCGGAAAATCATGTTTGCTTTATAGGGATATGGGGGATGGGAGGGATTGGTAAGACAACCCTTGCTAGACTTGTTTATGAAAAATGTTCTCATAACTTTGAAGTTAGCATCTTTCTTGCTAACGTCAGAGAAATTTATGCAAAACATGGTTTAGTACATCTACAAAAGCAACTGCTTTCACAAATCTTGAAAGAGAAGGACGTACAAGTTTGGGATGTTTATAGCGGGATTACAATGGCAAAGAGTTTTTTGTGTAACAAAAAGGCTCTTCTCATTCTTGATGATGTAGACCAATTAAACCAACTAGAAAAGTTGGTTGGAGAAAAATACTGGTTCGGTTTAGGGAGCAGAATCATCGTGACCACTAGAGATAGACATTTGCTGGTCGCACATGGCATAGAGAAACAATATGAAGTTGTAGAATTAGATGAGGATGAAGCTTATCAGCTCTTCAATTGGAAAGCATTCAaagaagatgagcctcaggAAAAATATTTGGAGCTCTCTAAGCAGTTCGTTAAGTATGCTAGAGGTCTTCCATTAGCTCTTAGAACTTTGGGGTCTTTTTTGTATAAAAGAGATCCAGATGCATGGAGTAGTGCATTGAACAAACTGAAGCAAACTCCTAATAGAACAGTTTTTGAAATGCTAAAAATAAGTTATGATGGACTAGATGAGATGGAGAAGAGAATTTTCCTTGATATTGCTTGTTTCCATAAGTGGTCTGACAAAGAGCGAGTAATTGAAGTACTAGACAGTTGTGGATTTTGCGCTCGTATTGTTATAGATGTTCTTGTTGAGAAGTCTCTCTTAACTATTTCTGGCAAGAGTGTCTGTATGCACGATTTGATACAAGAAATGGCATGGGTGATTGTTCGACGTGAGTCTTTTGAAGAGCCCGGTGCGCGAAGTCGTTTGTGGCTTCGTGATGACATATTTCATGTGCTCACAAAGAATACG GGAACAAAAGCAATTGAAGGCATTGTCTTACGCTTGCGTGAATTTGAAGAGGCACACTGGAATCCTGAAGCCTTCTCTAAGATTTGTAATTTAAAGTTGCTTGACATTGATAATTTGAGACTTTCTGTTGGCCCCAAATATCTTCCTAATGCCTTGAGATTTCTCAAATGGAGTTGGTATCCCTCCAAATTTCTGCCGCCAGGTTTTCAACCAAATGAACTGACTGAACTTAGTTTGCCCCATAGCAAAATTGATTACCTTTGGAATGGAATAAAG TACTTCAGAAAGTTGAAATCTATCGATCTTAGCTACTCGCAGAACTTGACAAGGACTCCAGATTTCACAGGTCTTCAAAATCTTGAGAGGCTAGTTCTTGAAGGCTGCACAAATTTAGTTGAGATTCATCCATCCATTGCATCTCTCAAATGTCtcagaattttgaattttagaaaCTGCAAAAGTATTAAGATTCTCCCAAATGAAGTAAGGATGGAAACTCTTGAAGTATTTGATCTTTCTTGCTGCTCAAAAGTTAAGAAGATTCCAGAATTCGGTGGACAGATGAAAAATGTATCAAAGCTTTATTTAGGTGGGACTGCTGTTGAGGAGCTGCCTTTATCATTTAAAGGTTTGATTGAGAGTTTAGAAGAACTTGATTTAACGGGAATTTCTATAAGAGAGCCACTTTCCTCGATCGGTCCTATGAAAAATCTCGACCTATCATCCTTTCATGGATGTAACGGTCCACCACCTCAGCCACGGTTCTCATTCCTCCCTTCTGGCTTATTCCCACGGAAGAGTCTTAGCCCTGTGAATCTGGTGTTAGCTTCTTTAAAAGATTTCCGTTCTTTAAAGAAACTAGATCTAAGTGACTGCAACCTTTGTGACGGAGCCCTTCCCGAAGATATTGGCTGTTTGTCCTCTTTAAAAGAATTAAATCTTGGAGGAAACAATTTTGTTAGCCTTCCCACAAGCATTGGTTGTCTCTCTAAGCTTAGTTTTTTCAACTTGAACAACTGCAAAAGGCTTCAACAAATACCAGACCTTCCGTTAAACAACATAATATATTTAAAAACGGACAATTGTACTTCCTTACAAATGTTGCCAGGTCCACCAGAGCTGTGCAGATTACGCCGGTTTGTCTTCTCTTCTGTCAATTGCTTGAGACTAGTTGGTTATCAAGGTTCGAACAATATTATATATTCAATGCTAAAGCGATTCCTacaggtactctctctctctctctctctctctctctctctctctgcctctcTTTATCTTCCTCCATAGTTGTGTGATGTAGT GTTAATTTGAATCGTACAGGAAATCCCTCATTTTGTTGACCGGTTTAGTATTATAATTCCTGGAAGTGAAATGCCTGAGTGGTTCACTAATCAAAGTGTTGGACACTCACTAACTGAAAAGCTACCTTTGCATGCTGGTAATAGCGAGTGGATGGGGTTTGCTTTATGTGCTGTTTTTGTATCTCACGAGAATCCAGCTGTTGTTCGTGAAGTAGATTATTTGCAAACTTATGCAAATGAAATTTGTTGTCAATGGAAAATTCCTGGTTCTCAGTTTGAGGGTGTGTCTTTTTATAATCGTTTAGACCACGTTGTATCAGATCACCTTTTGTTAGTCCTTTTGTCTAGGCAGCACTATAATTTTTTGGAGGAGAAACACTCTCAGATTAAGTTTGGTTTCAAAACCAGACGTGCTGTTGGAAACAAGAAATGTTTGAAGGTGAAGAAATGTGGAGTCCGTTCAGTGTACGAGCAAGATGTGGAAGACCTCAACAGAACAATGAACCTgtccaacaacaacaattctcTTCATGAGGCTGTGCACATTCCACATTGTGATTTT CCTCTCTCTACCTTCctgttttttttgttggttgttTTGGTGTTTCTTCGTTTaaagaaaaacgaaaaagaaGTTGTCAGTAACTCATCAATgaatttcttggaggaggaaaGAATGGAGAGGTGGGACCGGTCCCGGTTTCGAAGGGAGCTGCTCGATGGAAGCGCCTCCGCATCTGCTCCTACATCTCGCAGATGGAAATATgatgtgtttttaagtttcaggGGTGAAGACACCCGAAAGGGTTTCACAGACCATCTCTATGATATATTACAGTGGCGTGCAATCAAAACTTTCAAGGACGACCAAGGACTTGAAAGAGGGACATTTATCTCTCCTGAGCTTCATAGTGCAATCAGAGAATCTCAGTTTGCTATTGTTGTTCTTTCGCCAAACTATGCCTCTTCAACTTGGTGCTTAAGTGAACTCGCAATGATTTTCCAATGCATGACAAAGAGGGGGACAATTCTGCCAATCTTTTACAATGTTGATCCCTCTGATGTACGACATCAAAGGGGGACTTTTGCTGAAGCTTTCGCAAAGCATGAAAAAGAGCATAAGGAAAACATGTGGCTGGTGGATCGGTGGAGAGCTTCTTTAACGAACGTGAGTAATCTCGCAGGGTGGACTTCAAACGATCG GTATGAAACAGAGCTTATTAAAGAGGTAGTCGAAGCCATATGGAAAAAGGTGCATCCTACATACACACTCTCAGGTTCAACAGAGAACTTAGTCGGAATTGattttagattaaaatataTAGATATGCTTTTATTTGTTCGTGCAAATGATGTTCGCTTTATAGGGATATGGGGGATGGGCGGGATGGGTAAGACAACCCTTGCTAGACTAGTTTATGAGAGAATTTCGCATGAGTTTCAAGTTATTAGCTTTCTTGCTAATATCAGAGAGCGTTCTTCGAAATCTGGTTTAGCTCATCTACAAGATCAACTTCTTTCCCtgattttgaaggaaaaaacTACACAAGTTTGGGATGTTTATAGTGGAAGTGCTATGACAAAGAACCTTTTATCTAACAAAAAGGTTCTTCTCATTCTTGATGATGTTGATGAACTAAACCAACTAGAAATATTGGCGGGAAAGACGGATTGGTTTGGTCCAGGAAGCAGAATCATTGTTACAACAAGAAATGAGCGTTTGTTAATCGAGCATGGTATAGATAAAAGATATGAGGTTTTGGGACTAAATGATGATCAATCTCTTCATCTCTTTAGTTTGAAAGCCTTCAAAACAGATCAGCCAGATGATGATTATGTGGAACTATCGAAGTGTTTTGTAGATTATGCTGGAGGCCATCCATTAGCACTTAAGATTTTGGGATCTTCTTTGTATAAAAGAGGCCAAGATGCTTGGAATAGTGCGTTGGATAAAGTAAAGAAAGCTCCTAACGCAGTAATTTTTGAAACTCTGAAAATAAGCTATGATGGCCTTGATGAGATGGAGAAGAAAGTTTTTCTTGATGTTGCATGTTTTCATACTGGGAATGACAAGGAGCGAGTAATTGAAATACTGGAAACTTGTGGCTTTTGTGCTCGTATTGTGATAGATGTTCTCATTGAGAAATCTCTTTTAAGTATTTTGGACGGGTATGTGATGATGCATGATTTGACACAAGAAATGGGATGGGAAATTGTTCGACAAGAATCGTATCAAGAGCCTGGTCGACGTAGTAGGGTGTGGCTTCATAATGAAATCTTTCACATATTCATGAAGGATACG GGAACAGAAGCAATCGAAGGCATTGCCTTACGCTTGCCTGAATTAGAACAGGCTCAGTGGAATCCTGAAAGCTTTTCTAAGATATGTAATCTAAAGTTTCTCCAACTTCATAATTTGAGCCTTTCTGTCGGCCCCAAATATCTTTCCAACGCCTTGAGATTTATCGACTGGAGTTGGTATCCTTCAGAATCTCTCCCTCAAAATTTTCAACCGGACGAACTTTCTGAACTTAGTTTGCATCATAGCAAAATTGATCGGCTTTGGAGTGGAATGAAG AACATGTCCTGCTTGAAATATATCGATCTTAGTCACTCTCAAAACTTGACCGCGACCCCAGATTTTACAGGTATTCAGAATCTTGAGAGGCTGGTGCTTGAATCTTGTACGAATTTAGTTGAGATTCACCCATCCATTGCAGTtcttaaaaaacttaaaattttgaattttagaaaCTGTAATGGTATTAAGAGTCTTCCAAGTGCTCTAGAAATCGAATCTCTTGAAGTTCTTGTTCTTTCTGGCTGCTCAAAACTGAAAAGGGTTCCTGAATTTGTGGGAAACATGAAAAAGTTATCAACTCTTTCTTTAGATGGGACAGCTATTCAGGATGTACCTTCTTCGATTGATCATCTAATTGGGCTGATTTCGTTGGATCTCAAAGATTGTAAAAGTCTGTTATGTCTTCCTACTGCCATTTGTAGTCTGAAGTCTCTTAAAATTCTCAACTTGTCCGGATGCTCAAAACTTGAGACAATTCCGGAAAACTGGGAGAAAATTGAGTGTTTGGAGGAGCTTGATTTCAGTGGAACTGCAATAAGAGATTCACCGTCATCTCTCTTTCTTATGAAGAGTCTCAAAGTACTATCTCTACGTGGATGTAAAGGTCCACCGCTTAAATCATGGCATTCGTTCCTCCATTTTGGCTTATTTCCAACAAAAAACCCTGACCCCATGGGCTTCGTTTTGACTTCTTTAGATTATTTGTATTCTTTGAGTAAATTAGATCTAAGTGACTGCAATCTTTGTGAAGGAGCAATCCCAGATGACATCGGTTGTTTGCCCTCTTTAGAGGACTTGGTTCTTCGGGGTAATGACTTCGTTAGCCTTCCTGCAAGCATTAGGTGGCTTGATAGTCTCAAGTTTTTGAACTTAGACAGTTGCAAAAGTCTTCAAGAATTACCAGACCTCCCATCAAATGAAGAATTAACTGTAACAACTGAAGATTGTACTTGCTTAAAAGTGCTGCCGCATCCACCAAATATAAGTAGATTAAGGTGGTTTTTTTTCAGAGCAGTTAATTGCTACAGATTGGTTGGCAATGAAGCGAGGAATAACATGATATTTTCGATGTTACAGCAATTCCTTCAG GGAACCCCTCCTTTCGTCATTCACAGTTTCAATATCGTGACTCCTGGAAGTGAAATGCCAGAGTGGTTCGATATTCAAAGAGCGGGAGATTCAATAGTTGTGACGCTGCCTGATGATGTACATCCAACTAGAAGCAAGTTGAAGGGATTTGCTTTATGTGCTGTTTTTGCACCACAAGAAAACCCAGCTGCCCTTGAAATTGATTCTTTAGAATGTCATGCATGTGGAATTAAATGTCTTTCGACAGTAACTGGATCGATGAGTGGCAAAACGTCTTTGCTTGTGAAAGGGGTTTATTATCATAAAGCCGGCCAAATTCAGTCAGATCACCTTTGGTTACTCTATCTTTCTTTTAAAGGCTACGATCCTAGGAATTATTGGAAGGGAGGTTTCCATCAAATTGAGTTTTCATTCAAGACCTTTTGTTCGGAGCCAGAAACCAACAAATGCTTGAAGCTGAAGAAGTGTGGGGTGCGCTTGGTGAAAGCAGAAGACCACAACAACTCCAACAATTGCATTTCTCTTTATGAGCCTATGGAAGACCCTCATTGTGCTCTCCCCGAATCAGCAAATGCAGAGAGTGCCATCCATATGAAGCAAACAACTGAACATTTTGATGGTGCGGGATCAAGTGGAAGCTCATCAATCTCTACTAAGGAATCGGTTAACAAAAGATTGAAATATGACTGA